A part of Planococcus sp. MB-3u-03 genomic DNA contains:
- the queC gene encoding 7-cyano-7-deazaguanine synthase QueC: MKNEKAVVVFSGGQDSTTCLFWALEQFSEVLAVTFDYGQRHSQEIDHAKRIAETLGVSLQVLDMGLINQLSANALTRDSIEVEEQKDGPPSTFVPGRNLLFLSFAAIYADAFGARHLVTGVSETDFSGYPDCRDTFIRSLNVSLNLSMDKQFVIHTPLMWLDKAGVWELSDQLGAFDFVQTETLTCYHGIPAAGCGTCPSCVLRNEGLQTYLAQKAGAKS, translated from the coding sequence ATGAAAAATGAAAAAGCAGTCGTTGTCTTCAGCGGCGGGCAGGACAGCACTACTTGCCTATTTTGGGCGCTGGAACAATTCAGCGAAGTGCTCGCCGTCACTTTCGATTACGGCCAGCGCCACTCGCAGGAAATCGACCACGCAAAACGCATTGCCGAGACGCTCGGCGTGTCGCTTCAAGTGCTCGATATGGGGCTTATCAACCAATTATCCGCCAATGCCTTGACGCGTGATTCGATCGAAGTCGAAGAACAAAAGGATGGGCCGCCTTCCACTTTCGTTCCCGGGCGCAATCTATTGTTCCTGTCCTTTGCGGCGATTTACGCTGATGCATTCGGTGCGCGCCACCTCGTGACCGGAGTCAGCGAGACGGATTTCAGCGGTTATCCGGATTGCCGGGATACCTTTATCCGTTCGCTCAATGTCAGCCTTAATTTATCGATGGACAAGCAATTCGTCATCCATACGCCGCTCATGTGGCTCGATAAGGCAGGCGTCTGGGAATTGTCCGACCAGCTCGGCGCATTCGATTTCGTGCAAACTGAAACCTTGACCTGCTACCACGGCATTCCGGCAGCAGGCTGCGGCACATGCCCGTCTTGTGTGCTGCGAAACGAAGGATTGCAGACGTATTTGGCCCAAAAGGCAGGTGCGAAATCTTGA
- a CDS encoding NADP-dependent oxidoreductase: MKAIVIDQYGGKEQLKEREMETPAISAHQVLVEVHATSVNPIDWKLREGYLKEMLPWEFPIILGWDVAGVVKEVGDEVRHYHPGDRVFARPDTTRQGTYAEFVPVDENLLARMPESMSFEEGAAIPLTGLTAWQCLVEIGHIKKGDRVLIHAGAGGVGSMAIQIANSIGCYVATTASDKNDELVTSLGANRVIDYREEDFSEVLEDFDFVLDTMGGETLEKSYGVLKRGGRLVSIAGQPDEEKAEKLGIHVSSFWLEPNGQQLKKLGDLFVSGEVKPEVGHIYPLTEEGVREAHELSESHHARGKIVIKVKQ; encoded by the coding sequence ATGAAAGCTATAGTCATTGACCAGTACGGAGGAAAAGAGCAATTGAAGGAACGTGAGATGGAAACGCCAGCTATTTCAGCGCATCAAGTGTTGGTGGAAGTTCATGCAACTTCAGTCAACCCGATTGATTGGAAGCTGAGAGAAGGCTATTTGAAAGAAATGCTGCCATGGGAATTCCCGATCATTCTCGGATGGGATGTCGCAGGCGTCGTCAAGGAAGTCGGCGATGAGGTCAGGCATTATCATCCAGGCGACCGGGTTTTTGCGCGTCCTGACACAACGCGGCAAGGAACCTATGCAGAATTTGTCCCGGTAGATGAAAATCTACTGGCGCGCATGCCTGAAAGCATGAGCTTCGAGGAAGGCGCAGCGATTCCGTTGACGGGGCTTACCGCATGGCAATGCCTGGTGGAGATCGGCCATATCAAGAAAGGCGATAGAGTGCTTATCCATGCAGGGGCTGGCGGCGTCGGAAGCATGGCGATCCAAATCGCCAATAGCATCGGCTGCTATGTAGCGACGACCGCGAGCGATAAAAATGATGAACTCGTCACTTCTCTCGGCGCGAACCGCGTCATCGATTACCGTGAAGAGGATTTCTCCGAAGTGCTGGAGGATTTTGATTTTGTATTGGATACGATGGGCGGCGAAACGCTCGAAAAAAGTTACGGCGTATTGAAGCGTGGCGGCAGGCTTGTCAGCATAGCCGGACAGCCTGATGAGGAAAAAGCGGAGAAGCTCGGCATCCACGTCAGCAGTTTCTGGCTCGAGCCGAATGGCCAGCAATTGAAGAAATTGGGCGATTTGTTCGTCAGCGGGGAAGTGAAGCCGGAAGTCGGCCATATCTATCCGTTGACGGAAGAAGGCGTACGGGAAGCGCATGAATTAAGCGAATCCCATCACGCCAGAGGAAAAATCGTCATTAAAGTGAAGCAATAA
- a CDS encoding universal stress protein: protein MTLKYNQIMVAVDGSKEAEWAFKKSIGIATRNHATLNLVNVIDTRSFAAIEAYDRSIADRAQKFAEDLLGDYKKEAEAGGVENVNIVVDYGSPKTMIPRELAERVEADLIVCGATGLNAVERFLIGSVSEHIVRSAKCDVLVVRTDEAQSDAPDDYYSEDRSGKPE, encoded by the coding sequence ATGACATTAAAGTATAATCAAATCATGGTAGCCGTCGACGGGTCGAAAGAAGCGGAATGGGCTTTCAAAAAGTCCATCGGCATCGCAACACGTAACCACGCGACGCTGAATCTGGTAAACGTGATCGATACCCGTTCGTTCGCCGCAATCGAAGCATACGACCGTTCGATTGCTGACCGTGCCCAGAAATTCGCTGAAGACTTGCTCGGGGATTATAAAAAAGAAGCCGAAGCCGGCGGTGTTGAAAATGTCAATATCGTGGTCGATTACGGTTCCCCTAAGACAATGATTCCCCGTGAACTGGCCGAAAGAGTCGAAGCCGACTTGATCGTCTGCGGCGCGACCGGTTTGAATGCAGTCGAACGTTTCCTCATCGGCAGTGTTTCAGAACACATCGTCCGCTCTGCTAAATGCGACGTACTCGTCGTCCGTACAGACGAAGCGCAAAGCGATGCACCAGACGATTATTATTCGGAAGACCGTTCCGGAAAACCTGAATAA